Proteins co-encoded in one Bremerella sp. TYQ1 genomic window:
- a CDS encoding efflux RND transporter periplasmic adaptor subunit, protein MERRHKTLVITASIAVLCFLLPCLSQAEEATIQSFTEPVETVRVAFSQPGKLQKLNVAEGEQVEAGKILATLDEGALGVMFEIAEVRSADQSPVHAAQAEVDSLTQRVTDLKELVDSGGSSTAEVRRVSTDLEIAAAKLQSAQREQEINALEVRRLAAERQKYELPAPIDGYVVEILKHPGEFISANDPEVLQLVKLNPLRVRFHVPVEMVEALKTGQSVEVTLPQSRQQAEGTIQRVSHVIDPESATVLVEVNIPNPESKYRSGALCLWNGMPRNSNKTSNVGTAQ, encoded by the coding sequence GTGGAAAGAAGACACAAAACACTGGTAATTACCGCTTCGATTGCCGTTCTGTGCTTTTTGTTGCCCTGTTTGTCCCAGGCAGAGGAAGCAACGATTCAGAGCTTCACGGAGCCTGTCGAGACGGTCCGTGTTGCCTTTTCGCAACCTGGGAAGTTGCAGAAGCTCAACGTTGCGGAAGGCGAGCAAGTAGAAGCGGGAAAGATTTTGGCAACGCTCGATGAAGGGGCGTTGGGGGTCATGTTTGAGATTGCGGAGGTCCGTTCGGCGGATCAATCTCCGGTGCATGCCGCCCAAGCCGAAGTCGACTCACTCACACAAAGAGTTACTGATCTGAAGGAACTCGTCGACTCAGGCGGTTCCTCTACGGCAGAAGTTCGTCGTGTATCGACCGATTTAGAAATCGCCGCGGCCAAGCTTCAATCGGCCCAGCGAGAGCAAGAGATCAACGCGTTAGAAGTTCGCCGTCTTGCTGCCGAACGCCAGAAGTACGAACTGCCGGCTCCGATTGATGGCTACGTCGTCGAAATATTGAAGCATCCCGGCGAGTTCATCAGCGCGAACGATCCCGAGGTATTGCAGCTTGTCAAACTCAATCCGCTGAGGGTTCGATTTCACGTCCCTGTCGAGATGGTCGAGGCTTTGAAGACAGGGCAATCGGTTGAAGTCACGTTGCCGCAGTCGCGTCAGCAAGCGGAAGGGACGATTCAGCGCGTCTCGCATGTGATCGATCCCGAAAGCGCCACCGTTCTGGTGGAAGTCAACATTCCCAATCCGGAATCGAAATATCGTAGCGGTGCATTATGCCTGTGGAACGGAATGCCGCGGAACTCCAACAAAACATCCAACGTGGGGACAGCCCAATGA
- the rpe gene encoding ribulose-phosphate 3-epimerase, whose amino-acid sequence MSLTLNLGVKSDPVEYRYSFPWLFRLLAEEGIHLVQLGTWFEIYQLPDQFFVDLRRQAEDHEIKISSMFTAHRELGGFFRSEAGFEQVARRNFERLIEIGGILGATSVGSNPGAVLRDQMGTKSNGTACYVKHMKELMHFAKEQGVEWLTIEPMSCLAEPPTLPNEVADMGRELTDYHQQNQNTTSKIGYCADIAHGYIDKQDEVGFDHVQLFEATYPWLYEVHLKNTDARFNSTFGFGPAEREKGIVDVAHFRDLLYANADKLPVQEMTGFLEIGGPKLGRDYSDYQLEDQLRSSLRYLKEAFLGETAPQIHAPSSAIGESVSATENPVEISPSMMCVDPLNFESELRQVERVGVDMLHMDIMDGHFVPNMPMGLAVLERLQDATTLPLDVHLMVDDNDFFVQQLSKLRISQISVHLESSVHLDRTLSHIRDLGIKAGVAINPGTPLSAIDYVLERVDYVLVMTVNPGYAGQKMTPASLRKIADCKQLLHSRGFDLPIQVDGNVSFENIPGMVAAGATNLVAGTSSIFHKANSMVENKRRMLAAIEQGLAAQEATALAAAS is encoded by the coding sequence ATGTCATTGACCCTGAATCTTGGTGTGAAATCCGATCCCGTCGAGTATCGCTACTCGTTTCCCTGGTTATTTCGCCTGTTGGCGGAAGAGGGCATTCACTTGGTTCAGCTGGGAACCTGGTTCGAGATCTATCAGCTGCCGGATCAGTTTTTCGTGGACTTACGGCGGCAAGCGGAAGATCACGAAATCAAGATCAGCAGCATGTTCACGGCCCATCGAGAACTGGGCGGTTTCTTCCGATCGGAAGCAGGATTTGAACAAGTCGCTCGTCGAAACTTTGAACGCCTGATCGAAATCGGCGGTATTCTGGGGGCGACGTCGGTCGGGTCGAATCCTGGCGCTGTGTTACGTGATCAGATGGGAACGAAGTCAAACGGAACCGCCTGTTACGTCAAACACATGAAAGAGTTGATGCACTTCGCGAAAGAGCAGGGTGTGGAGTGGCTGACGATCGAACCGATGTCGTGCCTGGCCGAACCGCCGACGCTTCCCAATGAAGTAGCTGACATGGGACGCGAGTTGACGGATTACCATCAGCAAAATCAAAACACCACTTCCAAGATTGGCTACTGTGCCGACATTGCTCATGGGTACATCGATAAGCAAGACGAAGTAGGCTTCGACCACGTTCAGTTATTCGAGGCAACGTATCCATGGCTGTACGAAGTTCATCTGAAAAACACGGACGCGCGATTCAACTCGACGTTTGGTTTCGGTCCCGCTGAAAGGGAGAAAGGGATTGTCGATGTCGCCCATTTTCGTGATCTGCTCTATGCGAACGCCGACAAATTGCCAGTGCAGGAAATGACCGGATTCCTCGAGATTGGTGGTCCTAAACTAGGTCGCGACTACAGCGACTATCAGCTAGAAGACCAACTCCGGTCGTCTCTACGATATCTAAAAGAAGCGTTTCTCGGTGAAACAGCGCCGCAGATTCACGCTCCCAGTTCTGCCATCGGTGAATCGGTGTCGGCTACAGAAAACCCAGTTGAGATTTCGCCATCGATGATGTGCGTTGACCCGCTGAACTTTGAGTCGGAACTGCGTCAAGTCGAGCGTGTCGGGGTCGATATGCTGCACATGGATATCATGGATGGGCATTTCGTGCCCAACATGCCCATGGGGCTTGCGGTGCTGGAACGGCTTCAAGATGCGACGACGTTGCCGCTCGACGTTCATTTGATGGTGGACGACAACGACTTCTTTGTGCAGCAGTTATCAAAGCTGCGAATCAGCCAGATCTCGGTCCATTTAGAATCGTCAGTGCATCTGGATCGCACGCTTTCGCATATTCGAGATCTGGGAATCAAAGCAGGCGTAGCAATCAACCCTGGTACACCTCTGTCGGCGATCGATTATGTACTGGAACGCGTCGACTACGTGTTGGTGATGACAGTGAACCCTGGCTATGCCGGACAAAAGATGACTCCGGCATCGCTGCGAAAAATCGCCGATTGCAAGCAACTGTTGCATTCGCGCGGATTCGATTTGCCGATTCAAGTCGACGGCAATGTCAGCTTCGAGAATATCCCAGGTATGGTTGCTGCGGGGGCTACGAACTTAGTCGCGGGGACCAGCAGCATTTTCCACAAAGCAAACTCAATGGTCGAGAACAAACGCCGCATGCTGGCTGCAATCGAACAAGGACTGGCCGCTCAAGAAGCGACGGCACTTGCAGCCGCTTCGTAG
- a CDS encoding efflux RND transporter periplasmic adaptor subunit → MLAEINSSTNRPAVNDLTQQYLVVLQQDTECDVIQRQLAVLTQQRINARSVQWISLPAEGNNEEKNEAISLDEELLACLNLAREKQAAAIQASQRVPKAFDIAIHVPKHGTLVSRIIANERTLPSFVALLQLAAGYFVMAEKRQSQLPAPEVQTSSRLLSAVSKGTSLAEVGRTWSLDLSTVAGAKIALLCLKKGWRNKLELVAMSSRDIPAGQGEVTQTACQMARQAMIASGEADGIVGNHGHCHAQSADRLALQLGVHQAVAYALVDAHGEAQGAVILAGDTLLPKKLEEAQRLIAATSPVLLLNQKALPAKQRNKTSSTVKRTAWIAGAVLLLAGLMALPIPYYLRCETTLEPVTRRFIGAPFTGVLSQAHAESGDLIEAGQLLANLDDQPLKIKRSQIAVELARVTKQREVHLAQGEIAKSQIDELRRKELNAELQLIDQQLNQAEIRSPISGVVLSNDLNDVVDAPVDLGQNLFEIAPLDSLRARILVPDEDADSIEVGRVVHVWILGNSGPALEGELSRISPIAEVQEGKNAITAEVILSDPEKLLRPGMKGRASIDVGKKTVGWIVFHRLWNQWRIYSPW, encoded by the coding sequence ATGTTGGCTGAAATCAACTCATCCACGAATCGCCCAGCGGTGAACGATCTCACGCAGCAATATCTAGTTGTTTTGCAGCAAGATACGGAATGCGACGTGATCCAGCGCCAACTAGCTGTATTAACTCAGCAGCGAATCAACGCCCGAAGCGTGCAATGGATTTCACTACCGGCGGAAGGCAATAACGAGGAAAAGAACGAAGCTATTTCGCTCGATGAAGAACTGCTTGCCTGTTTGAACCTGGCTCGAGAGAAACAAGCTGCCGCGATTCAGGCAAGCCAGCGAGTTCCTAAAGCATTCGATATCGCGATTCATGTTCCGAAGCACGGCACGCTCGTAAGCCGCATTATTGCGAACGAACGCACGTTGCCATCGTTTGTGGCATTGCTGCAATTGGCGGCCGGCTATTTCGTGATGGCGGAAAAGAGGCAGTCGCAATTGCCCGCTCCGGAAGTGCAGACAAGCTCGCGGCTCTTATCAGCGGTTAGCAAAGGAACTTCGCTGGCAGAAGTGGGGCGAACATGGTCTCTCGATCTGTCGACCGTCGCTGGAGCAAAAATCGCTTTGCTCTGCCTGAAAAAGGGTTGGAGGAACAAGCTTGAACTAGTTGCGATGTCTTCCCGAGACATCCCTGCCGGACAAGGAGAGGTGACTCAAACGGCGTGTCAAATGGCTCGTCAGGCGATGATTGCTTCCGGCGAAGCAGATGGCATTGTCGGTAATCACGGACATTGCCACGCCCAGTCGGCCGATCGATTGGCGCTGCAATTAGGCGTGCATCAGGCCGTCGCTTACGCTTTGGTCGATGCACACGGCGAAGCTCAAGGGGCGGTCATCCTCGCAGGCGACACACTGCTTCCGAAAAAACTTGAGGAAGCACAACGACTGATTGCTGCGACTTCGCCGGTATTGTTACTCAATCAAAAAGCTCTTCCGGCAAAGCAGAGAAACAAGACGTCCAGTACCGTCAAGCGAACGGCATGGATCGCCGGAGCTGTGCTACTTTTGGCAGGTCTTATGGCATTGCCGATTCCGTACTACCTAAGATGCGAAACCACTCTCGAACCGGTAACGCGTCGTTTCATCGGAGCTCCCTTTACCGGGGTTCTTTCTCAGGCTCATGCCGAATCTGGCGACTTGATTGAAGCAGGGCAATTGCTCGCGAATCTGGATGATCAACCATTGAAGATCAAACGGTCGCAAATCGCCGTGGAACTGGCTCGTGTAACAAAACAGCGGGAAGTTCACCTCGCGCAGGGCGAAATCGCAAAGTCTCAAATCGACGAGCTCCGCCGCAAAGAATTGAATGCAGAACTCCAATTGATCGATCAGCAACTCAATCAGGCCGAGATTCGTTCGCCGATTTCAGGAGTCGTTCTTAGTAACGACTTGAACGATGTCGTTGATGCTCCTGTCGATCTGGGACAAAACCTATTTGAAATTGCCCCGCTCGACTCGCTCCGGGCACGGATCCTCGTTCCGGATGAAGATGCCGATTCCATCGAAGTCGGTCGGGTGGTTCATGTTTGGATCTTGGGTAATTCTGGACCGGCACTCGAAGGTGAGCTTTCTCGCATTTCACCCATCGCGGAAGTTCAGGAAGGCAAAAACGCGATTACAGCAGAGGTGATACTTTCCGATCCCGAAAAGCTGCTTCGACCGGGGATGAAGGGAAGGGCGTCGATCGATGTGGGGAAGAAAACGGTGGGATGGATTGTGTTTCATCGCTTGTGGAATCAATGGCGAATCTATTCACCATGGTGA
- a CDS encoding alcohol dehydrogenase catalytic domain-containing protein — MNAQIHYLDQPGGTFTATEQSLTKPAPGEIRLRTVTTSVCQSDVVIYKQGLPRIKKWPAILLHEAACVVDEVGEGVTKFEPGDLVGLGCDIPCGDADCIYCGENGTGDWTSCPNTWATGHEFDGFARSHAILPDWFVKYGPIVKFPKGFNPSHACQLEPLACCLEGMTRVNHCIENRIVVLIGAGSQSTYALQCAQAMNARKIILVNRGQERLERVLKDFGAPNVVGIRWDENVVENVYKECQPFNEPHFVMVNAPVAAGYELAPKLMGYGTVMDAHAGVKGAAGKPRLAHEVDLNNDIHYRLQCYQATHGSSMRGIQLAHKFLSEGKLPNIDKMTNDSERFGSSDIHAAIHRAADSDSLKVIVHWD; from the coding sequence ATGAACGCCCAAATTCATTATCTCGATCAGCCCGGCGGTACGTTCACAGCGACCGAACAGTCGTTGACGAAGCCCGCCCCCGGAGAAATTCGCTTGCGGACCGTTACGACATCGGTCTGTCAGTCCGACGTTGTCATCTACAAACAAGGACTTCCCCGCATTAAAAAGTGGCCTGCGATCTTACTGCACGAAGCCGCCTGCGTGGTCGACGAAGTGGGCGAAGGGGTCACGAAGTTTGAACCAGGCGATCTCGTTGGCCTAGGCTGCGATATTCCGTGCGGCGATGCCGATTGCATTTACTGTGGAGAAAACGGAACCGGCGACTGGACAAGTTGTCCCAACACTTGGGCAACTGGACACGAGTTCGATGGCTTCGCTCGTTCGCACGCGATTCTTCCCGACTGGTTCGTCAAATATGGCCCGATCGTCAAGTTTCCCAAGGGATTCAATCCTTCCCACGCTTGCCAGCTTGAACCCCTGGCATGCTGCTTGGAAGGGATGACTCGGGTCAATCATTGCATTGAAAACCGTATCGTAGTGCTGATCGGTGCCGGCTCGCAAAGTACCTACGCCCTGCAATGTGCTCAGGCCATGAATGCTCGAAAGATCATTCTCGTTAATCGCGGCCAAGAGCGATTGGAACGCGTGCTAAAAGACTTTGGTGCTCCCAATGTCGTCGGGATTCGGTGGGACGAGAACGTGGTTGAAAACGTCTACAAGGAATGCCAACCGTTCAACGAGCCGCACTTCGTGATGGTCAATGCACCGGTCGCTGCGGGCTATGAGTTGGCTCCCAAGCTCATGGGTTATGGGACCGTCATGGATGCCCATGCTGGTGTGAAAGGGGCGGCAGGCAAGCCACGTTTGGCCCATGAAGTCGACTTGAATAACGACATCCACTATCGGCTGCAGTGCTACCAGGCCACGCATGGATCAAGCATGCGGGGCATCCAGTTGGCGCACAAATTCCTGTCGGAAGGAAAGCTTCCGAACATCGACAAGATGACCAACGACTCAGAGCGATTCGGCAGCAGCGACATCCATGCAGCCATTCATCGTGCCGCCGATTCGGACAGCCTGAAAGTGATTGTCCACTGGGACTAG
- a CDS encoding galactitol-1-phosphate 5-dehydrogenase, translated as MSSTEQSEMEAIVLHGVGDLRFEHVPVPKLEPGKVRVRIGFCGVCGSDIPRCFSKGTYSFPTICGHEFAGTVEACGEGVTDFQPGDRVAVFPLLWNDDHPACEQGKYAQSDGYDYLGSRSDGAFSEYVIAPTRNLIRVPDNVSLEEAAMTEPAAVALHAVRRANVRLGDSVAVFGLGPIGLMVAQWLKASGAGPILLFDIQPEKLDIAKNLGFEHTFDSRSCDVNETVKRHTDGHGVHVAIEAAGVPPTMLAAMEVVRRSGRVVLLGNPAADVKLPAPLISQAMRREIDMLGVWNSDFSVYSDDDDWRTVLSAMSSGLLNLKPLITHRVPLVEGIAALEMMHQQSEFFTKVLIHPPSK; from the coding sequence ATGAGTTCTACTGAACAGTCTGAAATGGAAGCCATCGTTTTGCATGGCGTGGGTGACCTGCGATTTGAACATGTTCCCGTTCCCAAGCTGGAGCCCGGCAAAGTTCGCGTCCGAATTGGTTTTTGTGGCGTGTGTGGATCGGATATTCCTCGCTGCTTCAGCAAGGGAACCTATTCGTTCCCGACGATCTGCGGACATGAGTTCGCTGGAACCGTCGAGGCATGCGGCGAAGGGGTAACGGATTTTCAGCCTGGCGATCGGGTGGCTGTCTTTCCGCTTCTGTGGAACGACGATCATCCCGCTTGCGAACAAGGCAAATATGCCCAGTCGGATGGATACGACTATCTCGGTTCACGCAGCGATGGTGCGTTCTCGGAGTATGTGATCGCACCGACTCGCAATCTCATTCGCGTGCCAGATAACGTCTCGCTGGAAGAAGCGGCAATGACGGAACCAGCAGCGGTCGCTCTGCACGCCGTGCGTCGGGCCAACGTTCGCTTAGGCGACAGCGTTGCCGTGTTTGGACTTGGCCCGATCGGTTTGATGGTCGCTCAGTGGCTGAAAGCTTCCGGAGCAGGGCCTATCTTGCTGTTTGATATTCAGCCGGAAAAGCTCGACATCGCCAAGAACCTTGGGTTCGAGCACACGTTCGACAGCCGCTCGTGCGATGTCAACGAAACCGTCAAACGGCACACCGATGGCCATGGCGTGCATGTCGCCATCGAAGCGGCCGGCGTACCACCGACGATGCTGGCGGCTATGGAAGTCGTACGTCGTTCCGGTCGAGTCGTTCTTCTAGGTAACCCTGCCGCAGACGTGAAACTTCCTGCTCCTTTGATCTCGCAAGCCATGCGTCGTGAGATCGATATGCTCGGCGTCTGGAACTCCGACTTCAGCGTCTACAGCGACGACGACGATTGGCGAACGGTTCTTTCAGCCATGAGCAGCGGCTTACTGAATTTGAAACCCTTAATCACTCATCGTGTTCCGCTAGTCGAAGGCATTGCTGCGTTGGAAATGATGCATCAGCAGTCTGAGTTCTTCACCAAAGTCCTCATCCATCCGCCGTCGAAATAA
- a CDS encoding efflux RND transporter periplasmic adaptor subunit, with product MNPLLQLRPQLRSEIRFSIESYGSTPCCVLEDPISENFWRIGIPEFRFISQLDGIRSIPEALAAANRDADETPVSPSDAEKILHWLVREDLLANARSGSPTQPKGSLAERTGSLIFLRWPLGNPQPLLEKLYPWLGFVTGPGFALIWAAVVLAALYLVVGNWNEFRDSSVSVISPDQWWHFVLIWWGLKAVHELFHGLTCLRYGGQVREAGILFILFAPLGAYVDVTSSWRFGSKWERIHVIVAGIYSEFLVAALAIIVWANTDDIVVKQICLQTALLATIATVLFNSNPLIRFDGYYLLSDWLEIPNLYQRGQLALRRLVGRIFFGASATEEHTSGRWQTFILGYGVAAWIWKVLLCASILVACASLLHGAGLVLAILATIAWLVLPLCRGLMSIAQVCRTQPAKAVRAILVATLLGGAAYFLLSVLIVPQYVIVPGVIRPTKMSIVRSNVAGQVIDVQVKPGQSVQEGDLLVRLESPELDLRVLQAQNELKRIEQRRRQLNREDRIAEELAEVEVARHQQQQLDILLNQQQSLEVHAPHDGIVTDFDLSHLSEQYIDRGTPLVNIAEVAQLEFWFSGRQNQIDLLRRYLRDKSTRRELHVEMFVDQHVPVGLNVEKLTLNESATRDLEEDALSALSGGSIAVSARQRASGRTFYETVDSRISGKMPLDVNESLVPGSKGTLRITLQRRTVLQWLSPWLEEKWLRTRDQL from the coding sequence ATGAATCCACTACTGCAATTGCGGCCTCAACTCCGCTCCGAAATCCGTTTCTCAATCGAGTCGTATGGTTCGACGCCTTGCTGCGTTTTAGAAGACCCGATCAGTGAGAACTTCTGGCGAATCGGCATCCCTGAATTTCGTTTTATCTCTCAGCTGGATGGGATTCGATCCATTCCCGAGGCCCTGGCTGCCGCGAATCGGGACGCGGACGAGACGCCAGTATCCCCATCCGATGCCGAGAAAATACTGCACTGGCTGGTGCGTGAAGATTTGTTGGCCAATGCTCGAAGTGGTAGTCCGACGCAGCCCAAAGGCTCGCTCGCAGAACGAACCGGCAGCTTGATCTTTCTGCGTTGGCCGCTCGGTAATCCGCAACCGTTGTTGGAAAAGCTTTACCCCTGGCTTGGCTTTGTAACCGGGCCAGGCTTCGCGTTGATTTGGGCCGCCGTTGTCTTAGCGGCGTTGTATCTTGTAGTCGGCAACTGGAACGAGTTTCGTGATTCATCGGTGAGCGTCATCTCGCCTGATCAATGGTGGCATTTTGTTCTCATCTGGTGGGGGCTGAAAGCGGTTCACGAATTGTTCCACGGACTGACGTGCCTTCGCTATGGTGGGCAAGTGCGAGAAGCGGGGATTTTATTCATTCTGTTCGCACCCCTGGGGGCGTATGTCGATGTAACCTCCAGCTGGCGATTTGGCTCGAAGTGGGAACGGATTCATGTCATCGTGGCGGGCATTTATTCCGAGTTCCTTGTTGCCGCTTTGGCGATCATCGTCTGGGCGAACACCGACGACATAGTCGTGAAGCAAATTTGTTTACAAACGGCCTTGCTCGCGACGATTGCTACCGTATTGTTCAACAGCAATCCGCTGATTCGCTTCGATGGCTATTACCTATTGTCGGATTGGTTGGAAATCCCCAATCTTTACCAGCGAGGGCAGTTGGCACTGCGGCGGTTAGTCGGACGCATCTTCTTCGGGGCGTCGGCGACGGAAGAACATACCTCAGGACGTTGGCAAACGTTCATCCTCGGCTATGGAGTTGCCGCTTGGATTTGGAAGGTTCTTCTGTGTGCGAGTATCTTGGTCGCATGTGCTTCGCTACTGCATGGAGCGGGGCTGGTGCTTGCCATTTTGGCGACCATCGCCTGGCTGGTCCTGCCGCTGTGTCGTGGCCTCATGTCGATCGCTCAAGTCTGCCGGACTCAACCAGCAAAAGCGGTTCGTGCGATCCTCGTTGCTACGTTATTGGGTGGTGCCGCCTATTTCCTGCTCAGCGTGCTGATCGTGCCGCAGTATGTCATTGTTCCCGGGGTAATACGGCCGACGAAAATGAGTATCGTCCGCTCAAACGTCGCCGGTCAGGTCATCGACGTTCAAGTGAAGCCAGGGCAATCTGTGCAAGAGGGCGACTTGCTGGTCCGTCTGGAAAGCCCTGAACTCGACCTGCGTGTCCTCCAAGCACAAAACGAATTGAAACGCATTGAACAGCGACGACGACAACTCAATCGAGAGGATCGCATCGCCGAAGAGCTCGCCGAAGTCGAAGTCGCACGGCACCAACAGCAGCAGTTGGATATCTTGTTAAATCAACAACAAAGCTTAGAGGTTCATGCACCGCATGACGGTATCGTGACAGATTTCGATTTGTCCCACTTGAGCGAACAGTATATCGACCGCGGAACTCCGTTGGTCAACATTGCCGAAGTTGCACAACTTGAATTCTGGTTCTCCGGACGACAGAATCAAATCGATTTGCTCCGCCGCTATCTCCGTGACAAGTCGACACGAAGGGAACTGCACGTCGAGATGTTTGTCGATCAACATGTCCCAGTCGGTTTGAATGTTGAGAAGCTCACGCTCAACGAATCGGCAACACGCGACTTGGAAGAAGATGCATTGTCCGCTCTTTCAGGAGGCAGCATCGCCGTCAGCGCACGTCAGCGAGCTAGCGGTCGTACTTTCTACGAAACGGTCGATTCTCGTATTTCTGGCAAAATGCCTCTCGATGTCAACGAATCCCTGGTGCCTGGATCGAAAGGGACGCTGCGTATCACGTTGCAGCGGCGCACTGTGTTGCAATGGCTTAGTCCTTGGCTTGAAGAGAAGTGGCTGCGAACACGTGATCAACTGTAA
- a CDS encoding DeoR/GlpR family DNA-binding transcription regulator — MSSSRHDQILRFLSETGELHVDDAVTRLEASPATIRRDFNHLAEAGVVERIRGGIKLAKSLELTPFRAREVKNANAKLDIARRATAFLNEGDVVFVDGGTTTLQLAHCLPPIKLRIITNSLILAAAIERRMMGRGPWEVFLTGGYLFPGSGLLVGPSAQYSIVQYHANWALLSAGGITEAGIFNDNEHVVESERLMIKHSDRVAVLADDSKFGHHAMRHIAALDKLNYLVTNLRTEETEFFENNKNVRLKMVYTSERER, encoded by the coding sequence ATGAGCTCCAGCCGCCACGACCAGATCCTTCGCTTCCTATCCGAGACCGGAGAGTTGCATGTTGACGATGCTGTGACGCGTCTAGAGGCGAGTCCCGCGACGATTCGTCGCGATTTCAACCATCTCGCAGAGGCCGGTGTCGTCGAACGGATTCGGGGAGGAATCAAACTGGCGAAATCGCTTGAGCTAACACCGTTTCGTGCTCGTGAAGTGAAGAATGCGAATGCGAAACTCGATATCGCTCGGCGAGCCACTGCGTTTCTCAACGAAGGGGATGTCGTGTTTGTGGATGGTGGAACGACGACGCTTCAACTTGCCCATTGCCTTCCGCCGATCAAACTGCGGATCATTACCAACTCGCTGATCCTGGCCGCCGCCATCGAACGCCGTATGATGGGACGCGGCCCTTGGGAAGTCTTTTTAACGGGAGGCTATCTCTTTCCCGGCTCCGGTCTATTAGTTGGACCGAGCGCACAATATTCGATCGTTCAATACCATGCCAACTGGGCTTTGCTTTCCGCAGGCGGAATTACCGAGGCAGGCATCTTCAACGACAACGAGCATGTCGTCGAGAGCGAGCGATTGATGATCAAGCATTCCGATCGTGTCGCCGTGTTGGCCGATGACTCAAAGTTCGGACATCATGCGATGCGACATATCGCAGCCCTTGATAAACTGAACTACCTGGTTACAAACCTGCGAACGGAAGAGACCGAATTTTTTGAGAACAACAAAAACGTGCGTCTCAAGATGGTCTATACGAGCGAACGAGAACGCTAG